From a region of the Triticum aestivum cultivar Chinese Spring chromosome 7D, IWGSC CS RefSeq v2.1, whole genome shotgun sequence genome:
- the LOC123164128 gene encoding 40S ribosomal protein S3-3 produces MRTHPNPTLLTPAINFTLSLPSPSPAAAPLLSSAHKTLAVVSQLAADAASSSSTAATMATQISKKKKFVSDGVFYAELNEMLTRELAEDGYSGVEVRVTPMRTEIIIRATRTQNVLGEKGRRIRELTSVVQKRFNFPENGVELYAEKVVNRGLCAIAQAESLRYKLLGGLAVRRACYGVLRFVMESGAKGCEVIVSGKLRAQRAKSMKFKDGYMISSGQPVNEYIDAAVRHVLLRQGVLGIKVKIMLDWDPKGKLGPTTPLPDLVTIHPPKEEDELRPPALVEV; encoded by the exons ATGCGCACCCACCCAAACCCTACCCTTCTCACACCAGCTATAAATTTCACCCTCTCgcttccctccccctctcccgcCGCCGCCCCTCTTCTCTCCTCTGCCCACAAAACCCTAGCCGTCGTCTCACAGCTCGCCGCCGACGCAGCGAGCTCTTCCTCCACCGCCGCAACCATGGCGACCCAGATCAGCAAGAAGAAGAAG TTTGTGAGCGATGGCGTTTTCTACGCCGAGCTGAACGAGATGCTGACCCGGGAGCTTGCCGAGGACGGCTACTCCGGCGTGGAGGTGCGCGTGACGCCGATGCGCACGGAGATCATCATCAGGGCCACGCGGACGCAGAACGTGCTTGGTGAGAAGGGCCGCAGGATCAGGGAGCTCACCTCCGTCGTCCAGAAGCGCTTCAACTTCCCGGAGAACGGCGTTGAGCTTTACGCCGAGAAGGTCGTCAACCGTGGCCTCTGCGCCATCGCCCAGGCTGAGTCACTCCGCTACAAGCTCCTCGGAGGCCTTGCCGTCCGCAG GGCATGCTATGGTGTTCTTCGCTTTGTTATGGAGAGTGGTGCTAAGGGTTGTGAG GTCATTGTGAGCGGCAAGCTCAGGGCCCAGAGAGCCAAGTCGATGAAGTTCAAGGACGGGTACATGATCTCATCTGGTCAGCCCGTCAACGAGTACATTGATGCTGCAGTTAGGCACGTTCTTCTCAGACAG GGCGTTCTTGGTATCAAGGTGAAGATTATGCTTGACTGGGACCCCAAGGGCAAGCTTGGCCCTACCACCCCGCTGCCTGACCTCGTCACCATCCACCCCCCTAAGGAGGAGGACGAGCTGCGCCCCCCTGCTTTGGTTGAGGTCTGA